Within Pseudomonas paeninsulae, the genomic segment GCGCCCGCGCGCTGCTTTCCAGACGCAGGCGAAACTGCCCCTGTTCGCCGACGAACACCGACCTTGCGCCAGCGGCCTTGAGCATCAGGCCCGCCAGGTTGCGATAGGTGTGCAGGATGGCGACGATAAACACCGACGCCAGCAGAAACGTCAGGGCATAGGCCAGGCTGTTCTGGTAATTGATCGCGGCCAGCAGCATCAACAGCAGCGCCAGGGCAAATGCCAGCCCGACTCGCGTCGGCATGATGAAGATCCGCCGCTGAGTCAGGCGCACGCTGGCGGCCGGGGGAATCCGCCGGGCTAGCCAGCGACTCCAGCGCTGCTTGAGCTGTTGCCTCAAAGCGCCGGCACCTCGCGCAGCAACCAATGCACCAGCGCGCCGCCGCCATGCCCGGTCGGATCGGTGCGCTGGTGCAGGCGATGACCGACCACCGACGGCAGCACCGCCTGCACATCTTCTGGGATCACATAATCGCGGCCGTCGAGGAAGGCCCAGGCGCGGGCGGCGGCGAGCAAGGCCAGGCTGGCTCGCGGCGACAGACCCCAGGCGAACTGCGGCTGGCTGCGGGTGGCATCGACCAGGCGCAGCACATAGTCGATCAAGGCATCGCTGGCGCGGACTTTTGGCACCTCGGCCTGGATCAGCGCCAGCTCGGCATGGTCGAGAATCGCCTCCAGGCGCGGCAGCAAGGAGCGCCGCGAATCGCCGAGGAGCAAGGCTTTTTCAGCGGCCTTGGCCGGGTAACCGAGCGACAGGCGCATGAGGAAGCGATCGAGCTGTGACTCGGGCAAGGCGAAGGTGCCGCCCTGGCTCACCGGGTTCTGCGTGGCGATGACGAAGAAGGGTTCCGGCAGCGGTCGGGTCGCGCCCTCGATGGTCACCTGGCCCTCCTCCATGGCCTCGAGCAGCGCGCTCTGGCTTTTCGGTGTGGCCCGGTTGATCTCATCGGCCAGTACCAGCTCGGCGAATATCGGTCCCGGATGAAAGACGAATTGCCCGCTGTCCTTGACGAATACCGAGGTGCCGAGAATATCGCCAGGCAACAGGTCGGAGGTGAACTGGATGCGCTGAAAACTCAGGCCCAGCACCCTGGCCAGCGCGTGGCTGAGGGTGGTCTTGCCCATGCCCGGCAAGTCCTCGATCAGCAGATGGCCGCGGGCCAACAGGCAGGCCAGGGCCAGGCGCACCTGCGGCTCCTTGCCCAGCAGCACCTGATTCACCGCGTCCAGGCAGGCATTCAGTCTTGTGCGCATCGTTCGCTCCGGCCTTTATCCAAGTGCGCCGATGCTACTTGGCCAGCACCCGGTGGGCAAAGTACCCTGTAGCCTTTACTGACGAAACTGTGAGCGCGGTTCGCACTTTACCGCGAAATCTATAAGCGAAAATGCCCGGCCATGCCCTGGAGTTCGCGGCCCAGCTGCGCCAAGCGAATGCTCGAGTCAGCCGTTTCGTCCATCGCCACCGACGACTGATCGGCAATATCGCGAATCGAGGTCACGCTGCGACTGATCTCTTCGGCCACCGCCGTCTGCTGTTCGGCAGCGGCGGCGATCTGTTGATTCATCTCGAAAATCAGGGTCACCGCCTCGGCAATCCTGGCCAGGGCATCTTCGGTCTGATTGGCATCCTCCACCACATGCGCGACCAGGGCACCGCTCTGCTGCATGTCGGCCACCGAGCGCCGCGCGCCCTCGCGCAACGTGGCGATCAGGCCTTCGATTTCCGCGGTGGACTGCTGGGTACGCTTGGCCAACGCGCGCACCTCATCGGCGACCACGGCAAAGCCGCGGCCCTGCTCGCCGGCACGCGCGGCCTCGATGGCGGCGTTGAGGGCCAGCAGGTTGGTCTGTTCGGCCACGCTCTTGATCACATCCAGCACCGAATCGATGCGCTGAGTGTCCTGACTGAGGCGCTCGATGCTCTGGGTAGTGGTGTCCATCGCCGCCGCCAACTGGTCGATCCGCACCAGAGTCTGGCGCACCACCTCGGCGCCGCGACTGACCCGATTATCGGCGTCCTCGGTGGAAGCGGCCGCCGCCTCGGCGTTACGTGCCACCTCATGCACGGTGGCGGTCATCTCGCTCATGGCGGTCGCCACCTGATCGGTTTCCACCCGCTGGCCATTGACGCCCAGGCGAGTCTGCTCGGTAATCGCCGACAGTGACTGCGCCGAAGCGGAAATCTGGCTGACCCCACCCTGCAACTGGCCGACCATCTCGCGCAGGTTGTTCGACATGCTCTGCATGGCGGCCTGCAATTGCCCCACTTCGTCGCTGCGCTGCACCTCGATGTGCACACTGAGGTCGCCCTCGGCGATCTGCCGGGCCTGCTCGATCACCTGCTTGAGCGGCCGCACAATCAGCAGGGTAATGGCCAGGGTCGCCAGCAGACCGATGACCAAGGCCAGCGCCGCAGCCAGCAGAATCAGCCAACCACTGGCTTGCAGTTGTGCCTGCATGGCGTTTTTTTGCAAGGAATAGGCCTGTTCGACCAACCCGACAATGCGCTCGGCTTGCTCTACCAGCAGGGCGTATTCCTGCTTCTGCTGGCGCAAGTTGCCGTTGTATTCCTTGAGTCGCTCATTGAAGGAGTCGACGTTGCCGATGACTTCCGCCAACACCGAGGCATACGCCGGATCAGCCATGGCATCGCGCAGTTCACCGGCCAGGGATTGCGCATCGAGGGCCTCCTGGATCTCACC encodes:
- a CDS encoding AAA family ATPase is translated as MRTRLNACLDAVNQVLLGKEPQVRLALACLLARGHLLIEDLPGMGKTTLSHALARVLGLSFQRIQFTSDLLPGDILGTSVFVKDSGQFVFHPGPIFAELVLADEINRATPKSQSALLEAMEEGQVTIEGATRPLPEPFFVIATQNPVSQGGTFALPESQLDRFLMRLSLGYPAKAAEKALLLGDSRRSLLPRLEAILDHAELALIQAEVPKVRASDALIDYVLRLVDATRSQPQFAWGLSPRASLALLAAARAWAFLDGRDYVIPEDVQAVLPSVVGHRLHQRTDPTGHGGGALVHWLLREVPAL
- a CDS encoding methyl-accepting chemotaxis protein encodes the protein MQSMSNNLREMVGQLQGGVSQISASAQSLSAITEQTRLGVNGQRVETDQVATAMSEMTATVHEVARNAEAAAASTEDADNRVSRGAEVVRQTLVRIDQLAAAMDTTTQSIERLSQDTQRIDSVLDVIKSVAEQTNLLALNAAIEAARAGEQGRGFAVVADEVRALAKRTQQSTAEIEGLIATLREGARRSVADMQQSGALVAHVVEDANQTEDALARIAEAVTLIFEMNQQIAAAAEQQTAVAEEISRSVTSIRDIADQSSVAMDETADSSIRLAQLGRELQGMAGHFRL